The following are from one region of the Arachis duranensis cultivar V14167 chromosome 10, aradu.V14167.gnm2.J7QH, whole genome shotgun sequence genome:
- the LOC107469548 gene encoding methyl jasmonate esterase 1-like — MEQAKNKHHQTRVFILFLIIILYLTSTSGSSSPETSQNRKHHFVLVHGACHGAWSWYKVITLLKSWGHNVTALDLAASGVNQKQALELNSISEYFEPLTEFMNSLVGEGERVVLVGHSLGGLAITYAMEHFPHKISVAVFVTAFMPGPTLNVSVVYQMVKLFFFVFVV; from the coding sequence ATGGAACAAGCAAAGAACAAGCATCACCAAACACGAgttttcatcttgttcttgATTATCATATTATATTTAACAAGCACATCAGGATCATCATCACCGGAGACATCACAAAATAGAAAGCATCACTTTGTTCTAGTGCATGGAGCGTGCCACGGAGCATGGTCATGGTACAAGGTTATTACACTTCTAAAATCATGGGGTCACAATGTAACTGCCTTAGACTTGGCAGCTTCAGGAGTGAACCAAAAGCAGGCTTTGGAGCTTAATTCAATTTCTGAGTACTTTGAACCTCTGACTGAGTTCATGAATTCATTAGTGGGTGAAGGTGAAAGAGTGGTTCTTGTTGGTCATAGCCTTGGTGGCTTGGCCATAACCTATGCCATGGAGCATTTTCCTCACAAAATTTCTGTAGCAGTCTTTGTTACTGCTTTCATGCCTGGTCCAACACTCAACGTATCCGTTGTCTATCAAATGGTAAAGCTATtcttctttgtctttgttgtttAA